Proteins found in one Kluyveromyces marxianus DMKU3-1042 DNA, complete genome, chromosome 2 genomic segment:
- the NIPA2 gene encoding magnesium transporter NIPA2: protein MEDKYIGLFLAVTSSLAIGSSFIFTKLGLNAASEQNNFQGAGLDYLKNPIWWGGMTLMVIGEVANFAAYTFAPAIMVTPLGALSVIIGAVLAAIFLKEELGLLGKLGCSICLLGSVIIVLHAPSDKEIETVDEILRYAMQPAFVFYVVTVAIVSLYMIYKVVPRYGTTNPMVYISVCSLVGSVSVMAIKAFGIALKLTLSGNNQFTHISTYVFIVVVVVCIVTQMNYFNKALDTFDTSIVNPLYYVTFTSATLTASFILYRNLDDSDAKDSISLVCGFVIIFIGVYLLNLSRKWSNHGAHGPHGLPLHQSDPLDLEQIPLETRVPQENRHQRKISSTSSYLGDNVEHEDDGFEI from the coding sequence ATGGAAGATAAATATATTGGATTGTTTCTAGCGGTGACGTCTTCGCTGGCCATTGGATCATCATTCATCTTCACGAAACTTGGCTTGAATGCAGCCAGCGAACAAAACAACTTCCAGGGCGCTGGATTGGACTACTTGAAGAACCCAATCTGGTGGGGTGGGATGACGTTGATGGTGATTGGGGAGGTAGCGAACTTTGCTGCTTATACGTTTGCTCCAGCGATTATGGTGACGCCATTGGGCGCACTTTCTGTGATTATCGGTGCTGTACTTGCAGccatcttcttgaaagagGAATTGGGCTTACTGGGGAAGCTTGGCTGTTCCATATGCTTGCTGGGGTCTGTTATCATTGTGTTGCATGCGCCCTCTGACAAGGAGATCGAAACCGTGGACGAGATCTTGCGGTATGCGATGCAGCCAGCGTTTGTGTTTTACGTTGTGACCGTGGCCATTGTGAGTTTGTACATGATCTACAAGGTTGTGCCACGGTACGGGACGACGAACCCGATGGTATACATCAGCGTGTGTTCGCTGGTAGGTTCAGTGTCTGTGATGGCGATCAAGGCGTTTGGGATCGCGTTAAAATTAACTTTGAGTGGGAACAACCAGTTCACGCACATTTCGACTTACGTATTCATCGTTGTCGTGGTGGTGTGCATTGTAACGCAGATGAACTACTTCAACAAGGCATTGGACACGTTTGACACGTCGATCGTGAACCCGTTGTACTACGTCACGTTTACCAGTGCTACGTTGACTGCGTCCTTCATCTTGTACCGGAACCTTGACGACAGCGATGCGAAGGATTCGATCTCGCTAGTGTGCGGGTTCGTGATCATCTTTATTGGTGTTTACCTGTTGAACCTCTCGAGGAAATGGAGCAATCATGGGGCCCATGGGCCCCATGGCTTGCCATTACACCAATCGGACCCGCTGGACCTCGAGCAGATCCCCTTGGAAACGCGTGTGCCACAAGAGAACCGTCACCAACGTAAAATATCGTCCACGTCCAGCTACCTGGGCGACAACGTTGAACACGAGGACGACGGCTTTGAGATATAA
- the TIF11 gene encoding translation initiation complex factor eIF1A: MGKKNTKGGKKGRRGKNDSDGPKRELIYKEEGQEYAQITKMLGNGRVEATCFDGIKRMAHIRGKLRKRVWMSQGDIILVSLRDFQDDQCDVVHKYNLDEARTLKSQGELPENAKINETDNFGFESDDEVNFEFGNADSDDEDEDDDEAGDFDIDDI, from the coding sequence ATGGGTAAGAAGAATACTAAAGGTGGTAAGAAAGGTAGAAGAGGTAAGAACGACTCCGATGGGCCAAAGCGTGAATTGATCTACAAGGAAGAAGGTCAAGAGTACGCTCAAATTACCAAGATGTTGGGTAACGGTAGAGTGGAAGCCACTTGTTTCGATGGTATCAAGCGTATGGCACATATCAGAGGTAAGTTGAGAAAGAGAGTGTGGATGTCTCAAGGTGATATTATTCTTGTTTCGCTCAGAGATTTCCAAGATGACCAGTGTGATGTTGTGCACAAGTACAATCTAGACGAGGCCAGAACGCTCAAGAGTCAAGGTGAGTTGCCAGAAAATGCCAAGATCAACGAAACGGACAACTTTGGGTTCGAGTCCGACGACGAAGTCAACTTTGAGTTTGGTAATGCTGATTCTGACGATGAGGACGAGGATGACGATGAGGCTGGTGATTTCGATATCGATGATATTTAG
- the TPS3 gene encoding trehalose 6-phosphate synthase/phosphatase complex subunit produces MVVIIASLFLPFQPQFEIHTSAVETATLVESQPVKVVDSEGLSALALSRKRSSSSHSRSPFVGLEMSAAPDEENSGQLGSQGQKEGSVPAAPVPIPMQSTEFAHRRSDEVTKPVVAQPQISSELFMESLTGNSHGNSQGPGPHHGPIGGGPSVEEFFSSGSPDSAMSIQSSPVVSSVHPSGMDSTSNLLKNVNRSLLYQTVLNESHSASALEGASKFFRNSPGSTVITPRSRALPDVNASVSPLGKGGLHGKSQAQAQAPAIKHVHGSKPPSSNLKYSSKASAEEEEGEFSSGGAHDSSSLEDTAVSETEEEPEPESTLEEEDEEELDDYDMDQLDSSERFHYYVPKFGGYSNNAKLRNALLKGSDNIFGTAPWSIVPSPKGNGGLKNAVSTALLEKTVVEPVTWVGTVGIPTDSIPKSTLNAICEELGKNFHSRAVVTDDLTFKGAYKNYCKQILWPTLHYQIPDNPNSKAFEDHSWNYYQHLNQLFADEIVKVYQEGDIVWVNDYHLMLVPEMVREKLPKAKIGFFLHISFPSSEVFRCFPQREKILSGILGANSVGFQTDEYARHFMQTATRLLMTDVDGNQLRMQGRIVQVNDNPIGIDVFNLNQQIDTERVVQWRKLIRERWSDKSLIVCRDQFDRIRGLKKKMLAYERFLKENPEYIDKVIMIQICLGAARDVELERDIMTVVDRINAMSHDISISQPVVLLHQDLEFSQYLALNCEADLFIVGSMREGMNLTCHEFVVCSKERNAPVLLSEFTGSAQILKRGALLINPWDIRSFALSIKQGLEMCPEEKRRRWKKNFKSVVNHDSDNWITQSLHNINSSWEFNQERSQVFSLSVNEILSSFNKSTRHLFVLKISEPPTPRMLKILSDLSTSSVVYIMNSNSRGVLERLYSRVPNVGLIAENGAYVRLNGSWFNIVEQVSWKEDVIKVFEDKVERLPGSYIKAGDSMVKFHTENAEDSDRVQGVIGEAMTHINTLFSDKGIHAYVHKNIVFVQEVGLSLKTMQFLLNYYNSVDDVSCAPQSPVKQKSSAETSHSPLLSPISPRNGAGFFHVAPKRANSDPIDFLCVTGSSSPVIEPLFQFVNELSKNDKIRSAYSVVHGDTSSTYAKEHVKGLNELFSILQRLGQ; encoded by the coding sequence TTCGCTATTTTTGCCATTCCAGCCGCAGTTTGAGATCCATACGTCTGCTGTGGAAACAGCAACGTTGGTCGAATCTCAGCCGGTGAAAGTTGTTGATTCTGAAGGGTTGAGTGCGCTAGCTTTAAGCCGCAAACGAAGCAGTTCGTCGCATTCGAGGTCGCCATTTGTTGGTCTAGAGATGAGTGCTGCTCCTGATGAGGAAAACTCGGGTCAATTGGGCTCACAGGGCCAGAAGGAAGGGTCTGTTCCGGCTGCGCCAGTGCCAATTCCAATGCAATCGACGGAGTTTGCACACCGTCGTTCTGACGAGGTTACCAAACCTGTGGTGGCCCAGCCGCAGATATCGTCTGAATTGTTCATGGAGAGTCTTACTGGGAACTCGCACGGGAATTCCCAGGGCCCAGGGCCCCACCATGGGCCCATTGGTGGTGGTCCCTCGGTGGAAGAATTTTTCTCAAGCGGGTCGCCTGATTCGGCGATGTCTATCCAGTCGAGCCCCGTGGTTAGCAGCGTGCACCCTAGCGGGATGGACTCGACGTCGAACCTGCTCAAGAACGTGAACCGGTCGTTGTTGTACCAGACGGTTTTGAACGAGTCGCACTCGGCTTCTGCGCTCGAAGGTGCGTCCAAGTTTTTCCGGAACAGTCCGGGAAGCACAGTGATCACGCCGCGGTCGCGGGCGTTGCCCGACGTGAACGCGAGCGTGTCGCCCTTGGGGAAGGGCGGGCTTCATGGGAAGTCGCAGGCGCAGGCCCAGGCGCCTGCGATCAAGCACGTTCACGGGAGCAAGCCTCCTTCTTCGAACTTGAAGTACTCGTCGAAAGCGTCGgcagaagaggaggagggAGAGTTCTCCTCCGGTGGAGCCCACGACTCGTCATCGCTCGAGGATACGGCCGTTAGTGAGACGGAGGAGGAGCCTGAGCCCGAGTCTacacttgaagaagaagacgaagaagaactcgACGACTACGATATGGACCAGTTGGACTCCTCGGAAAGGTTCCACTACTACGTGCCAAAGTTCGGTGGGTACTCGAACAACGCCAAGCTCAGAAACGCATTGCTGAAGGGCTCAGATAACATCTTCGGCACCGCGCCATGGTCCATCGTTCCGTCCCCCAAGGGCAACGGTGGGCTCAAGAACGCTGTTTCCACCGCACTGCTCGAGAAGACCGTGGTAGAGCCAGTCACGTGGGTCGGTACCGTGGGGATCCCCACCGATTCGATCCCTAAGTCGACGTTGAATGCGATCTGCGAGGAATTGGGCAAGAACTTCCACTCGAGAGCCGTTGTGACCGATGACTTGACCTTCAAGGGCGCCTACAAGAACTACTGCAAGCAGATATTGTGGCCCACGCTCCATTACCAAATCCCAGATAATCCAAACTCGAAAGCGTTCGAAGACCATTCGTGGAATTACTACCAGCACTTGAACCAGCTCTTCGCCGATGAGATCGTCAAGGTGTACCAGGAGGGCGATATCGTGTGGGTCAATGACTACCACTTGATGCTTGTTCCCGAGATGGTGAGGGAGAAGTTGCCCAAGGCCAAGATTGGGTTCTTTTTACACATCTCCTTCCCCAGTAGTGAGGTGTTCCGTTGTTTCCCACAAAGAGAGAAGATCTTGAGCGGGATCCTAGGTGCCAACTCTGTTGGTTTCCAAACGGACGAGTACGCCAGACATTTCATGCAGACCGCGACGCGGTTGTTGATGACCGATGTGGACGGAAACCAGTTGAGAATGCAGGGCAGAATCGTGCAAGTGAACGACAACCCAATCGGTATCGATGTGTTCAACCTGAACCAGCAAATCGACACGGAACGTGTCGTGCAATGGAGAAAACTCATCAGAGAGAGATGGTCCGACAAGAGCTTGATCGTGTGCAGGGACCAATTCGATCGTATAAGAgggttgaagaagaagatgctTGCATACGAGAGGTTCTTGAAGGAGAACCCAGAGTACATCGATAAGGTGATTATGATCCAGATTTGTCTTGGAGCGGCAAGAGACGTGGAGCTTGAGCGGGATATAATGACGGTGGTGGACCGGATCAACGCGATGTCGCATGACATTAGTATTTCTCAACCCGTGGTTCTTTTGCACCAGGACTTGGAGTTCTCGCAGTACTTGGCGCTCAACTGCGAAGCAGATTTGTTCATCGTGGGCTCGATGAGAGAAGGTATGAACTTGACGTGTCACGagtttgttgtttgttccAAGGAACGCAATGCGCCCGTGTTGCTTTCGGAATTCACAGGCAGTGCGCAGATCTTGAAGCGTGGTGCGTTGCTCATTAACCCTTGGGATATCCGTTCGTTTGCGCTAAGTATCAAGCAAGGTTTGGAGATGTGTCCAGAGGAGAAGAGACGTcgttggaagaagaacttcaaGAGCGTTGTGAACCACGACTCGGACAACTGGATCACCCAATCGCTACACAACATCAACTCCTCGTGGGAATTCAACCAGGAAAGGTCCCAGGTGTTCAGTTTATCGGTGAACGAGATCTTGTCGTCGTTCAACAAGTCGACGAGACACTTGTTTGTGTTGAAGATTTCCGAGCCTCCTACGCCAAGGATGTTGAAGATTCTTTCAGACTTGAGCACATCAAGCGTCGTTTACATCATGAACTCGAACTCGCGCGGCGTGCTAGAGAGACTTTACTCGCGTGTTCCAAACGTTGGTTTGATTGCCGAAAACGGTGCGTACGTGAGATTGAACGGTTCGTGGTTCAACATTGTTGAGCAAGTGTCATGGAAAGAGGATGTGATCAAGGTGTTTGAGGACAAGGTCGAGAGATTGCCCGGGTCCTACATCAAGGCAGGCGATTCGATGGTGAAATTCCACACGGAAAATGCCGAGGACAGCGACCGTGTGCAAGGTGTTATTGGTGAAGCCATGACCCACATCAACACGTTGTTCTCGGACAAGGGAATCCATGCGTACGTTCACAAGAACATTGTGTTTGTGCAGGAAGTCGGGTTGTCGTTGAAGACTATGcaatttttgttgaactaCTACAACTCTGTGGACGATGTGTCGTGCGCTCCACAGTCGCCAGTGAAGCAAAAGAGTTCTGCCGAGACCTCGCACTCCCCATTGCTCTCGCCAATCTCGCCCCGGAACGGTGCAGGGTTTTTCCACGTGGCTCCAAAGCGCGCCAACAGCGATCCTATCGATTTCTTGTGCGTGACAGGGTCCTCTTCTCCCGTGATCGAGCCATTGTTCCAGTTCGTGAACGAGTTGTCGAAGAACGACAAGATCCGCAGCGCGTACTCCGTGGTGCACGGAGACACCTCTTCCACGTACGCCAAGGAGCACGTGAAGGGTTTGAACGAGTTGTTTTCGATTTTGCAAAGACTGGGGCAATGA